In Aedes albopictus strain Foshan chromosome 3, AalbF5, whole genome shotgun sequence, the following are encoded in one genomic region:
- the LOC109404484 gene encoding lysine-specific demethylase 3B isoform X2 (The sequence of the model RefSeq protein was modified relative to this genomic sequence to represent the inferred CDS: added 84 bases not found in genome assembly) — translation MSSNSKEFPYELFRQMHNDLQSQMMKMTQISRTETPASGMANVAATNNQTVILQRPGPIAVQVNTYTNKKMATTSNGKAVVVQQPEKKTFEQAYREAIERLKAAASGKPDSPGQPRQQQQIVTALGSGKIQQHRQIAASPGNSATIVNSNNRFPAVEPSTSTYSSPSSSSRSAESQYKTTIYNINTINLAGLLKNQSNPNEVRSNDRESAAASRPSIPNVSSQSAARVMDESNRYRETFANAYARHLLELTRTAVEKKTAISTPQNSSSVGLNSPSSSTSLTVVKTQAKPFIGGQASRGSPYASAEQLPPKKSRPTPSASARNPMILNGRDGTVPTYAEVVSASGGKTNGNVMLKIDRKPMTGVAHSNLPSLDVLMAAHSSKTKIAPPTSQDKQLLESRLKPSSIQVNHEELYRHLQGKAMSTSHPAVQQRSTSVTPKPVTSRQQSVIVSNKLPVPNVGHRPDLTIIVNKPKISSPAPSVVYGKPTISTPKSTSSTGQSVSPAASTSYSMGLSTPKRDQLPVMAEPPPAHSATPKPPYVSPSPAIPKQVTPPGPLPNRDPPSYASKSSSSITPKFGNCPSSTPTSAKSTFATPTSSTPALERALNLDTKIATPPPSTSHKSAGYDGYGLQMTTSSALYRSSGDRSSLLYNAQKPVKIEKRVNYDPYTTSRTSHESSASKYQHNVIWKEQPAIKTEDQLKGKGSINEQKRTLLELLQTANMQQQMTSQSQNQTKGLGNMIRTGVSPVTSSIHSGGSGGTAAVPFTVHKNHSNHMSHSDLLKYRMERKNFIKDKPRKPIDPLAIKPDPDRPEKRKEPPKRLDWARRKKLKRSTEPYLQNGPCYEVAPRLSRCRECGRSAASRLKDSDTIFCRFIAFRKLKYNQVGHMEVAGFADPTQDAQKADISLWDANLSMVPIDLSVEKSKFLLGQVGYKFCELFHQEKEAYFEHMSEDKTIAWKQAVQGVREMCDVCSTTLFNYHWVCSTCGFVVCIDCYKYRKYNSTKNDTGTRDRDCYMWLHCTNREPHVQNKLMLTQIIPANSLYKLVRQMHGVCALLEIPLNCECPLSKESLFRKIKDRLEFIFPITIEVERKSDETDKGSEGDANQSLVPACSSTTKMVSITIKDIQSTLSESDSGTVCCKVIFGRELSGDKNPEIEKLKLREKQSYTFEGFQEEIKKESLDDFIKKDDEEVEEKEEGEVSIKEEKIEEETKKVEPETSVESNGNNKEVEDKENAEVKPSVEELKDPEPVGDIKKVENADPLESVEKDIKQEKNSDDPAVKPVLRKDSSTESEPPYSEDDRFKSSPKLDFKTFNMIVKQLLKFDKSLNISGLFENHLSEKCSESESLVDFTAEFQLQHSNIQSFLNDFLSEFVFLTGQNSTDNLTDDVQIMEYNRYMKKGIEFQNKGERVMTLKESEKLYPNVAHQWLCNGRLLRLLDPLNDNNYNTFHDQWERGQPVMVSYVSDKLDMSLWRPESFIRDFGENENDLINCLNGKLVRGQKMKVFWEGFERVGFRLMDDRDRPMMLKLKDWPPGDDFAEMMPTRFSDLMNNLPLSEYTRREGRLNLASRLSSFFVRPDLGPKMYSAYGSALHPTKGTTNLHLDVSDAVNVMVYTAVPKDVERTKYVQKVLDAIDSDECDVFTRQRIRDKADLPGALWHIYHAKDADKIRSLLNKIEVERGGSIKANHDPIHDQKWYLDANLRRRLLQEYNVEGYSIVQCSGDAIFIPAGAPHQVRNLHNCVKVAEDFVSPENISYCFKLTNEFRHLTNTHSNHEDKLQIKNIIYHTVKDAVSCLTNPLIMTKEKIDLV, via the exons CAAATTTCGCGAACCGAAACTCCGGCATCTGGCATGGCGAACGTCGCCGCCACCAACAACCAAACGGTAATCTTGCAGCGCCCTGGTCCAATTGCTGTTCAGGTGAATACGTACACTAACAAGAAGATGGCCACCACTTCGAATGGCAAAGCGGTGGTGGTGCAACAGCCGGAGAAGAAAACCTTCGAGCAGGCTTATCGGGAAGCAATAGAGCGGCTCAAAGCGGCTGCTTCCGGGAAACCGGATTCCCCCGGGCAACCCCGGCAGCAACAGCAGATCGTCACCGCTCTGGGCAGTGGAAAGATTCAACAGCATCGTCAGATAGCAGCTTCACCTGGTAATAGTGCAACAATAGTCAATTCCAATAATCGTTTCCCTGCTGTGGAGCCTTCGACGTCGACATACtcatcgccatcgtcgtcgtcgcgatCTGCTGAG AGCCAGTATAAAACCACTATCTACAACATCAACACTATCAACCTAGCGGGACTGCTGAAGAACCAGAGCAATCCCAATGAAGTTCGTTCCAATGATCGTGAATCGGCAGCGGCTAGCAGACCATCGATTCCGAACGTATCCTCCCAGTCCGCTGCCCGTGTTATGGACGAAAGCAACCGGTATCGGGAAACGTTTGCCAATGCATACGCAAGACATCTGCTTGAGTTGACGCGCACTGCTGTAGAGAAG AAAACCGCTATTTCGACACCGCAGAATTCTTCTTCGGTTGGTCTCAATTCCCCGTCTAGCAGTACTAGCCTGACGGTGGTAAAAACTCAAGCTAAGCCATTCATCGGAGGCCAGGCGTCGAGAGGGTCACCTTATGCATCAGCGGAGCAGCTTCCACCGAAAAAATCGAGACCAACACCATCAGCCTCCGCACGGAATCCAATGATTCTGAATGGGAGAGATGGCACGGTTCCGACTTATGCCGAGGTAGTTTCTGCGAGTGGTGGCAAAACCAATGGCAATGTTATG CTCAAAATAGATCGGAAACCAATGACCGGAGTTGCCCATTCAAATCTGCCATCGCTAGATGTTTTGATGGCAGCACATTCAAGTAAAACCAAAATAGCTCCTCCAACATCTCAGGACAAACAACTCTTGGAGTCACGGCTAAAACCATCCAGCATCCAAGTGAACCACGAGGAGCTGTATCGGCACCTTCAGGGCAAAGCCATGTCGACGAGTCACCCGGCAGTACAACAACGGTCGACTAGTGTCACGCCAAAACCTGTAACATCACGACAACAATCGGTGATCGTATCCAACAAACTTCCGGTGCCCAACGTTGGACACAGGCCGGATCTCACGATTATCGTCAATAAGCCAAAAATATCTTCCCCAGCACCTTCCGTTGTGTACGGGAAGCCTACTATATCGACTCCAAAATCCACCTCATCTACAGGCCAGAGTGTGTCTCCGGCCGCGAGTACTTCTTATTCAATGGGATTGTCCACCCCTAAGCGAGATCAGCTTCCGGTTATGGCTGAACCGCCACCGGCTCACTCAGCTACTCCCAAGCCCCCATATGTATCACCGTCTCCGGCGATTCCCAAACAGGTGACACCTCCCGGTCCCTTACCGAACAGAGATCCTCCCAGCTACGCCTCGAAGAGTTCATCCAGTATTACTCCCAAATTCGGTAACTGTCCTTCGTCGACGCCTACTTCAGCAAAGTCAACTTTCGCAACGCCTACTTCGTCAACGCCTGCTTTGGAACGAGCTCTGAATTTAGATACTAAAATAGCAACTCCGCCACCTTCCACATCACACAAGAGCGCTGGGTACGACGGATACGGTTTACAGATGACGACGAGTTCAGCCCTATACCGAAGCAGTGGAGATCGATCGTCGCTCCTGTACAACGCTCAGAAGCCGGTTAAAATCGAAAAACGGGTTAACTACGATCCCTACACCACCAGTAGGACCAGTCACGAAAGCAGTGCATCCAAGTACCAGCATAACGTAATCTGGAAAGAGCAACCGGCTATCAAAACCGAAGATCAATTGAAGGGTAAAGGCAGCATTAACGAGCAGAAGCGAACACTTC TGGAACTATTGCAAACGGCGAACATGCAACAGCAGATGACTTCACAATCCCAGAACCAGACGAAGGGACTGGGTAACATGATTCGAACCGGTGTATCACCGGTCACCAGCTCCATCCACAGTGGTGGTAGTGGTGGCACTGCTGCCGTACCGTTTACCGTGCACAAAAACCACTCCAATCACATGAGCCACAGTG ATCTTCTTAAGTATCGAATGGAACGAAAGAACTTTATCAAGGATAAACCCAGAAAG CCCATTGATCCGCTGGCCATCAAACCGGACCCGGATAGGCCCGAGAAACGCAAGGAACCCCCCAAACGCCTGGACTGGGCCAGGCGAAAGAAACTGAAACGTTCGACCGAGCCCTACCTGCAGAATGGGCCGTGTTACGAGGTGGCTCCTCGGTTATCGCGGTGCCGTGAATGTGGCCGCTCGGCTGCATCCCGTCTGAAGGACAGCGATACCATATTCTGCCGATTTATAGCTTTCAGGAAACTCAA GTACAACCAAGTAGGGCACATGGAGGTGGCCGGGTTTGCGGATCCAACACAGGATGCTCAAAAGGCGGACATCAGTTTGTGGGACGCCAACCTGTCCATGGTGCCGATCGATTTATCGGTGGAAAAGTCGAAATTCCTGCTCGGGCAGGTCGGGTACAAATTCTGCGaacttttccaccaggaaaaGGAAGCGTACTTTGAGCACATGTCAGAAG ATAAAACAATTGCTTGGAAGCAAGCCGTGCAAGGGGTCCGTGAGATGTGCGATGTTTGTTCCACCACACTGTTCAACTACCATTGGGTATGCTCAACGTGTGGTTTTGTGGTGTGCATCGATTGCTATAAG TATCGTAAGTACAACAGCACCAAGAACGACACCGGCACGAGGGATCGCGACTGTTACATGTGGCTTCACTGCACCAATCGGGAACCGCATGTGCAGAACAAGCTGATGCTTACGCAGATCATACCGGCCAACAGTTTGTACAAGCTGGTGCGCCAGATGCATGGTGTCTGTGCTTTGCTTGAGATCCCGTTGAATTGCGAATGTCCTCTCAGTAAGGAATCGCTGTTTAGAAAAATTAAGGACAGGTTGGAATTTATTTTTCCTATCACAATCGAAGTGGAGAGAAAGTCTGATGAAACTGATAAGGGATCGGAGGGCGACGCGAACCAAAGTCTGGTTCCTGCTTGCTCTAGTACGACAAAGATGGTTTCCATTACCATCAAGGACATACAAAGCACATTGAGTGAATCCGACAGCGGAACAGTTTGCTGTAAGGTTATATTTGGCAGGGAACTAAGCGGGGATAAAAACCCGGAAATTGAAAAGTTAAAACTAAGAGAGAAGCAAAGTTACACTTTTGagggattccaagaggaaatcaAGAAGGAGAGTTTAGATGATTTTATTAAAAAGGACGACGAAGAGGTAGAAGAGAAAGAGGAGGGCGAAGTAAGTATTAAAGAAGAGAAGATTGAGGAAGAAACGAAGAAGGTTGAACCGGAAACATCTGTTGAATCGAATGGCAACAATAAAGAAGTCGAAGACAAGGAAAATGCCGAGGTGAAACCGAGCGTTGAAGAATTGAAGGATCCTGAACCTGTTGGTGATATAAAGAAGGTCGAGAATGCAGATCCACTGGAAAGTGTTGAAAAGGATATCAAACAAGAAAAGAACAGCGATGATCCTGCAGTGAAGCCAGTACTCAGAAAAGACTCCAGCACAGAATCGGAACCTCCGTACAGCGAGGACGATCGTTTCAAATCTTCCCCAAAACTGGACTTCAAGACGTTCAACATGATTGTGAAGCAGTTGCTAAAGTTCGACAAGTCCCTCAACATTTCCGGACTGTTCGAGAACCATCTCAGTGAGAAATGTTCCGAGTCGGAAAGTCTGGTGGATTTCACGGCAGAGTTCCAGCTGCAACATTCGAACATCCAAAGCTTCTTGAATGACTTTTTAAGTGAATTCGTTTTTCTGACCGGCCAGAACAGCACCGATAATCTGACGGATGATGTACAAATTATGGAGTATAATAGATATATGAAAAAGGGTATAGAATTTCAGAACAAGGGTGAACGGGTAATGACCTTGAAGGAATCGGAGAAGCTGTACCCGAATGTGGCGCACCAGTGGCTGTGCAATGGAAGGTTGCTGCGTCTGTTGGACCCGTTGAACGATAACAACTACAACACCTTCCATGACCAGTGGGAACGTGGCCAACCGGTTATGGTTTCGTATGTTTCGGACAAGTTGGATATGAGTCTGTGGCGTCCGGAATCGTTTATCAGAGATTTTGGAGAGAACGAGAACGATCTGATCAATTGTCTGAATGGAAAATTGGTTCGAGGGCAGAAGATGAAAGTATTTTGGGAAGGTTTCGAACGGGTTGGGTTCCGTTTGATGGACGACCGAGATCGGCCAATGATGCTGAAGCTGAAGGATTGGCCACCGGGAGATGATTTCGCCGAGATGATGCCCACCCGTTTTAGCGATCTGATGAATAATCTTCCGCTGTCCGAGTATACCCGAAGAGAAGGTCGCCTCAATTTGGCTAGTCGCTTGAGTAGTTTCTTCGTACGTCCTGATCTGGGGCCGAAAATGTACAGCGCTTACGGTTCGGCTTTACACCCAACAAAAGGTACCACCAATCTCCACCTGGACGTTTCGGATGCCGTCAATGTGATGGTATACACGGCTGTCCCCAAGGACGTCGAGCGGACCAAGTACGTTCAGAAAGTGCTCGACGCCATCGATTCCGACGAATGCGATGTTTTCACTCGGCAGCGCATTCGGGACAAGGCAGATCTCCCGGGTGCATTGTGGCACATTTACCACGCCAAGGACGCCGACAAAATTCGTTCGCTCCTAAACAAAATCGAGGTGGAACGGGGTGGTAGCATCAAGGCCAATCACGATCCCATTCATGATCAAAAGTGGTACCTGGACGCCAATTTGCGGCGGCGACTCCTGCAGGAGTACAACGTGGAAGGATACTCGATCGTGCAGTGTTCCGGCGATGCCATATTCATCCCGGCCGGAGCACCGCACCAGGTGCGGAACTTGCACAATTGCGTCAAGGTGGCCGAGGATTTCGTTTCCCCCGAGAATATCTCGTACTGCTTCAAGCTGACTAATGAGTTCCGGCACTTGACCAACACGCACTCGAATCACGAAGATAAGCTACAAATAAAGAATATTATTTACCACACCGTTAAGGACGCCGTGTCATGTTTGACCAATCCTCTCATAATGACTAAAGAGAAAATCGATTTAGTGTAA
- the LOC109404484 gene encoding lysine-specific demethylase 3B isoform X1 (The sequence of the model RefSeq protein was modified relative to this genomic sequence to represent the inferred CDS: added 84 bases not found in genome assembly) produces the protein MSSNSKEFPYELFRQMHNDLQSQMMKMTQISRTETPASGMANVAATNNQTVILQRPGPIAVQVNTYTNKKMATTSNGKAVVVQQPEKKTFEQAYREAIERLKAAASGKPDSPGQPRQQQQIVTALGSGKIQQHRQIAASPGNSATIVNSNNRFPAVEPSTSTYSSPSSSSRSAESQYKTTIYNINTINLAGLLKNQSNPNEVRSNDRESAAASRPSIPNVSSQSAARVMDESNRYRETFANAYARHLLELTRTAVEKKTAISTPQNSSSVGLNSPSSSTSLTVVKTQAKPFIGGQASRGSPYASAEQLPPKKSRPTPSASARNPMILNGRDGTVPTYAEVVSASGGKTNGNVMLKIDRKPMTGVAHSNLPSLDVLMAAHSSKTKIAPPTSQDKQLLESRLKPSSIQVNHEELYRHLQGKAMSTSHPAVQQRSTSVTPKPVTSRQQSVIVSNKLPVPNVGHRPDLTIIVNKPKISSPAPSVVYGKPTISTPKSTSSTGQSVSPAASTSYSMGLSTPKRDQLPVMAEPPPAHSATPKPPYVSPSPAIPKQVTPPGPLPNRDPPSYASKSSSSITPKFGNCPSSTPTSAKSTFATPTSSTPALERALNLDTKIATPPPSTSHKSAGYDGYGLQMTTSSALYRSSGDRSSLLYNAQKPVKIEKRVNYDPYTTSRTSHESSASKYQHNVIWKEQPAIKTEDQLKGKGSINEQKRTLLYRSRAVELLQTANMQQQMTSQSQNQTKGLGNMIRTGVSPVTSSIHSGGSGGTAAVPFTVHKNHSNHMSHSDLLKYRMERKNFIKDKPRKPIDPLAIKPDPDRPEKRKEPPKRLDWARRKKLKRSTEPYLQNGPCYEVAPRLSRCRECGRSAASRLKDSDTIFCRFIAFRKLKYNQVGHMEVAGFADPTQDAQKADISLWDANLSMVPIDLSVEKSKFLLGQVGYKFCELFHQEKEAYFEHMSEDKTIAWKQAVQGVREMCDVCSTTLFNYHWVCSTCGFVVCIDCYKYRKYNSTKNDTGTRDRDCYMWLHCTNREPHVQNKLMLTQIIPANSLYKLVRQMHGVCALLEIPLNCECPLSKESLFRKIKDRLEFIFPITIEVERKSDETDKGSEGDANQSLVPACSSTTKMVSITIKDIQSTLSESDSGTVCCKVIFGRELSGDKNPEIEKLKLREKQSYTFEGFQEEIKKESLDDFIKKDDEEVEEKEEGEVSIKEEKIEEETKKVEPETSVESNGNNKEVEDKENAEVKPSVEELKDPEPVGDIKKVENADPLESVEKDIKQEKNSDDPAVKPVLRKDSSTESEPPYSEDDRFKSSPKLDFKTFNMIVKQLLKFDKSLNISGLFENHLSEKCSESESLVDFTAEFQLQHSNIQSFLNDFLSEFVFLTGQNSTDNLTDDVQIMEYNRYMKKGIEFQNKGERVMTLKESEKLYPNVAHQWLCNGRLLRLLDPLNDNNYNTFHDQWERGQPVMVSYVSDKLDMSLWRPESFIRDFGENENDLINCLNGKLVRGQKMKVFWEGFERVGFRLMDDRDRPMMLKLKDWPPGDDFAEMMPTRFSDLMNNLPLSEYTRREGRLNLASRLSSFFVRPDLGPKMYSAYGSALHPTKGTTNLHLDVSDAVNVMVYTAVPKDVERTKYVQKVLDAIDSDECDVFTRQRIRDKADLPGALWHIYHAKDADKIRSLLNKIEVERGGSIKANHDPIHDQKWYLDANLRRRLLQEYNVEGYSIVQCSGDAIFIPAGAPHQVRNLHNCVKVAEDFVSPENISYCFKLTNEFRHLTNTHSNHEDKLQIKNIIYHTVKDAVSCLTNPLIMTKEKIDLV, from the exons CAAATTTCGCGAACCGAAACTCCGGCATCTGGCATGGCGAACGTCGCCGCCACCAACAACCAAACGGTAATCTTGCAGCGCCCTGGTCCAATTGCTGTTCAGGTGAATACGTACACTAACAAGAAGATGGCCACCACTTCGAATGGCAAAGCGGTGGTGGTGCAACAGCCGGAGAAGAAAACCTTCGAGCAGGCTTATCGGGAAGCAATAGAGCGGCTCAAAGCGGCTGCTTCCGGGAAACCGGATTCCCCCGGGCAACCCCGGCAGCAACAGCAGATCGTCACCGCTCTGGGCAGTGGAAAGATTCAACAGCATCGTCAGATAGCAGCTTCACCTGGTAATAGTGCAACAATAGTCAATTCCAATAATCGTTTCCCTGCTGTGGAGCCTTCGACGTCGACATACtcatcgccatcgtcgtcgtcgcgatCTGCTGAG AGCCAGTATAAAACCACTATCTACAACATCAACACTATCAACCTAGCGGGACTGCTGAAGAACCAGAGCAATCCCAATGAAGTTCGTTCCAATGATCGTGAATCGGCAGCGGCTAGCAGACCATCGATTCCGAACGTATCCTCCCAGTCCGCTGCCCGTGTTATGGACGAAAGCAACCGGTATCGGGAAACGTTTGCCAATGCATACGCAAGACATCTGCTTGAGTTGACGCGCACTGCTGTAGAGAAG AAAACCGCTATTTCGACACCGCAGAATTCTTCTTCGGTTGGTCTCAATTCCCCGTCTAGCAGTACTAGCCTGACGGTGGTAAAAACTCAAGCTAAGCCATTCATCGGAGGCCAGGCGTCGAGAGGGTCACCTTATGCATCAGCGGAGCAGCTTCCACCGAAAAAATCGAGACCAACACCATCAGCCTCCGCACGGAATCCAATGATTCTGAATGGGAGAGATGGCACGGTTCCGACTTATGCCGAGGTAGTTTCTGCGAGTGGTGGCAAAACCAATGGCAATGTTATG CTCAAAATAGATCGGAAACCAATGACCGGAGTTGCCCATTCAAATCTGCCATCGCTAGATGTTTTGATGGCAGCACATTCAAGTAAAACCAAAATAGCTCCTCCAACATCTCAGGACAAACAACTCTTGGAGTCACGGCTAAAACCATCCAGCATCCAAGTGAACCACGAGGAGCTGTATCGGCACCTTCAGGGCAAAGCCATGTCGACGAGTCACCCGGCAGTACAACAACGGTCGACTAGTGTCACGCCAAAACCTGTAACATCACGACAACAATCGGTGATCGTATCCAACAAACTTCCGGTGCCCAACGTTGGACACAGGCCGGATCTCACGATTATCGTCAATAAGCCAAAAATATCTTCCCCAGCACCTTCCGTTGTGTACGGGAAGCCTACTATATCGACTCCAAAATCCACCTCATCTACAGGCCAGAGTGTGTCTCCGGCCGCGAGTACTTCTTATTCAATGGGATTGTCCACCCCTAAGCGAGATCAGCTTCCGGTTATGGCTGAACCGCCACCGGCTCACTCAGCTACTCCCAAGCCCCCATATGTATCACCGTCTCCGGCGATTCCCAAACAGGTGACACCTCCCGGTCCCTTACCGAACAGAGATCCTCCCAGCTACGCCTCGAAGAGTTCATCCAGTATTACTCCCAAATTCGGTAACTGTCCTTCGTCGACGCCTACTTCAGCAAAGTCAACTTTCGCAACGCCTACTTCGTCAACGCCTGCTTTGGAACGAGCTCTGAATTTAGATACTAAAATAGCAACTCCGCCACCTTCCACATCACACAAGAGCGCTGGGTACGACGGATACGGTTTACAGATGACGACGAGTTCAGCCCTATACCGAAGCAGTGGAGATCGATCGTCGCTCCTGTACAACGCTCAGAAGCCGGTTAAAATCGAAAAACGGGTTAACTACGATCCCTACACCACCAGTAGGACCAGTCACGAAAGCAGTGCATCCAAGTACCAGCATAACGTAATCTGGAAAGAGCAACCGGCTATCAAAACCGAAGATCAATTGAAGGGTAAAGGCAGCATTAACGAGCAGAAGCGAACACTTC TGTACCGTTCTCGTGCAGTGGAACTATTGCAAACGGCGAACATGCAACAGCAGATGACTTCACAATCCCAGAACCAGACGAAGGGACTGGGTAACATGATTCGAACCGGTGTATCACCGGTCACCAGCTCCATCCACAGTGGTGGTAGTGGTGGCACTGCTGCCGTACCGTTTACCGTGCACAAAAACCACTCCAATCACATGAGCCACAGTG ATCTTCTTAAGTATCGAATGGAACGAAAGAACTTTATCAAGGATAAACCCAGAAAG CCCATTGATCCGCTGGCCATCAAACCGGACCCGGATAGGCCCGAGAAACGCAAGGAACCCCCCAAACGCCTGGACTGGGCCAGGCGAAAGAAACTGAAACGTTCGACCGAGCCCTACCTGCAGAATGGGCCGTGTTACGAGGTGGCTCCTCGGTTATCGCGGTGCCGTGAATGTGGCCGCTCGGCTGCATCCCGTCTGAAGGACAGCGATACCATATTCTGCCGATTTATAGCTTTCAGGAAACTCAA GTACAACCAAGTAGGGCACATGGAGGTGGCCGGGTTTGCGGATCCAACACAGGATGCTCAAAAGGCGGACATCAGTTTGTGGGACGCCAACCTGTCCATGGTGCCGATCGATTTATCGGTGGAAAAGTCGAAATTCCTGCTCGGGCAGGTCGGGTACAAATTCTGCGaacttttccaccaggaaaaGGAAGCGTACTTTGAGCACATGTCAGAAG ATAAAACAATTGCTTGGAAGCAAGCCGTGCAAGGGGTCCGTGAGATGTGCGATGTTTGTTCCACCACACTGTTCAACTACCATTGGGTATGCTCAACGTGTGGTTTTGTGGTGTGCATCGATTGCTATAAG TATCGTAAGTACAACAGCACCAAGAACGACACCGGCACGAGGGATCGCGACTGTTACATGTGGCTTCACTGCACCAATCGGGAACCGCATGTGCAGAACAAGCTGATGCTTACGCAGATCATACCGGCCAACAGTTTGTACAAGCTGGTGCGCCAGATGCATGGTGTCTGTGCTTTGCTTGAGATCCCGTTGAATTGCGAATGTCCTCTCAGTAAGGAATCGCTGTTTAGAAAAATTAAGGACAGGTTGGAATTTATTTTTCCTATCACAATCGAAGTGGAGAGAAAGTCTGATGAAACTGATAAGGGATCGGAGGGCGACGCGAACCAAAGTCTGGTTCCTGCTTGCTCTAGTACGACAAAGATGGTTTCCATTACCATCAAGGACATACAAAGCACATTGAGTGAATCCGACAGCGGAACAGTTTGCTGTAAGGTTATATTTGGCAGGGAACTAAGCGGGGATAAAAACCCGGAAATTGAAAAGTTAAAACTAAGAGAGAAGCAAAGTTACACTTTTGagggattccaagaggaaatcaAGAAGGAGAGTTTAGATGATTTTATTAAAAAGGACGACGAAGAGGTAGAAGAGAAAGAGGAGGGCGAAGTAAGTATTAAAGAAGAGAAGATTGAGGAAGAAACGAAGAAGGTTGAACCGGAAACATCTGTTGAATCGAATGGCAACAATAAAGAAGTCGAAGACAAGGAAAATGCCGAGGTGAAACCGAGCGTTGAAGAATTGAAGGATCCTGAACCTGTTGGTGATATAAAGAAGGTCGAGAATGCAGATCCACTGGAAAGTGTTGAAAAGGATATCAAACAAGAAAAGAACAGCGATGATCCTGCAGTGAAGCCAGTACTCAGAAAAGACTCCAGCACAGAATCGGAACCTCCGTACAGCGAGGACGATCGTTTCAAATCTTCCCCAAAACTGGACTTCAAGACGTTCAACATGATTGTGAAGCAGTTGCTAAAGTTCGACAAGTCCCTCAACATTTCCGGACTGTTCGAGAACCATCTCAGTGAGAAATGTTCCGAGTCGGAAAGTCTGGTGGATTTCACGGCAGAGTTCCAGCTGCAACATTCGAACATCCAAAGCTTCTTGAATGACTTTTTAAGTGAATTCGTTTTTCTGACCGGCCAGAACAGCACCGATAATCTGACGGATGATGTACAAATTATGGAGTATAATAGATATATGAAAAAGGGTATAGAATTTCAGAACAAGGGTGAACGGGTAATGACCTTGAAGGAATCGGAGAAGCTGTACCCGAATGTGGCGCACCAGTGGCTGTGCAATGGAAGGTTGCTGCGTCTGTTGGACCCGTTGAACGATAACAACTACAACACCTTCCATGACCAGTGGGAACGTGGCCAACCGGTTATGGTTTCGTATGTTTCGGACAAGTTGGATATGAGTCTGTGGCGTCCGGAATCGTTTATCAGAGATTTTGGAGAGAACGAGAACGATCTGATCAATTGTCTGAATGGAAAATTGGTTCGAGGGCAGAAGATGAAAGTATTTTGGGAAGGTTTCGAACGGGTTGGGTTCCGTTTGATGGACGACCGAGATCGGCCAATGATGCTGAAGCTGAAGGATTGGCCACCGGGAGATGATTTCGCCGAGATGATGCCCACCCGTTTTAGCGATCTGATGAATAATCTTCCGCTGTCCGAGTATACCCGAAGAGAAGGTCGCCTCAATTTGGCTAGTCGCTTGAGTAGTTTCTTCGTACGTCCTGATCTGGGGCCGAAAATGTACAGCGCTTACGGTTCGGCTTTACACCCAACAAAAGGTACCACCAATCTCCACCTGGACGTTTCGGATGCCGTCAATGTGATGGTATACACGGCTGTCCCCAAGGACGTCGAGCGGACCAAGTACGTTCAGAAAGTGCTCGACGCCATCGATTCCGACGAATGCGATGTTTTCACTCGGCAGCGCATTCGGGACAAGGCAGATCTCCCGGGTGCATTGTGGCACATTTACCACGCCAAGGACGCCGACAAAATTCGTTCGCTCCTAAACAAAATCGAGGTGGAACGGGGTGGTAGCATCAAGGCCAATCACGATCCCATTCATGATCAAAAGTGGTACCTGGACGCCAATTTGCGGCGGCGACTCCTGCAGGAGTACAACGTGGAAGGATACTCGATCGTGCAGTGTTCCGGCGATGCCATATTCATCCCGGCCGGAGCACCGCACCAGGTGCGGAACTTGCACAATTGCGTCAAGGTGGCCGAGGATTTCGTTTCCCCCGAGAATATCTCGTACTGCTTCAAGCTGACTAATGAGTTCCGGCACTTGACCAACACGCACTCGAATCACGAAGATAAGCTACAAATAAAGAATATTATTTACCACACCGTTAAGGACGCCGTGTCATGTTTGACCAATCCTCTCATAATGACTAAAGAGAAAATCGATTTAGTGTAA